In Candidatus Omnitrophota bacterium, one DNA window encodes the following:
- a CDS encoding helix-turn-helix transcriptional regulator yields the protein MFAQKIRQLRNKKGLSQEKLARLANISFITVVKIESGESKHPTIQTMAGIAKALSVSLDELIKGI from the coding sequence ATGTTTGCCCAAAAAATAAGACAATTACGTAATAAAAAGGGTTTATCACAAGAGAAGCTAGCCCGTCTCGCCAATATTTCTTTTATTACAGTTGTTAAGATTGAATCTGGGGAATCAAAGCATCCTACAATTCAAACCATGGCGGGAATAGCAAAAGCTTTAAGTGTTTCTCTTGACGAATTAATAAAGGGAATATAG